A stretch of Desulfobacterales bacterium DNA encodes these proteins:
- the sucD gene encoding succinate--CoA ligase subunit alpha: protein MSIFVNKNTKVIVQGITGKEGQFHTKQCALYGTKIVGGVTPGKGGQKMDDIPVFNTVKEAVVATSADCSMIVVPPPFAADAIIEASDAGIKLVVAITEGIPVLDMMKIKNYLSISKTRLIGPNCPGIITPGECKVGIMPGHIHKQGGPIGVVSRSGTLTYEVVHQLTKEGIGQTTCIGIGGDPIVGTNFIDCLDAFEKDPDTKGIVMVGEIGGNEEEKAADFIKNNVSKPVIGFIAGLTAPPGRRMGHAGAIISGSSGTASSKIEKMRECGIHVCENLGEIGKICSNIFLSKG from the coding sequence TTGAGTATTTTCGTTAATAAAAACACAAAAGTTATAGTTCAAGGAATAACAGGTAAAGAAGGACAGTTTCATACAAAACAATGCGCTTTATATGGAACAAAAATCGTCGGAGGCGTTACTCCAGGCAAAGGTGGGCAAAAAATGGATGATATTCCAGTTTTTAATACTGTAAAAGAAGCTGTTGTAGCAACATCAGCTGATTGCAGTATGATAGTTGTTCCTCCACCATTTGCTGCTGATGCCATAATCGAAGCTTCTGATGCTGGAATAAAATTGGTTGTTGCTATTACAGAAGGAATCCCTGTTCTTGATATGATGAAAATTAAAAATTATCTCTCTATATCTAAAACAAGGCTAATTGGCCCTAACTGCCCAGGAATAATTACTCCTGGTGAGTGTAAAGTCGGTATTATGCCGGGTCATATTCATAAGCAAGGCGGTCCTATAGGTGTTGTTTCCCGTTCTGGGACTTTAACTTATGAAGTTGTTCATCAGCTTACAAAAGAAGGAATTGGCCAAACTACTTGCATAGGCATTGGAGGGGACCCAATAGTAGGAACAAATTTTATTGATTGTCTTGATGCCTTTGAAAAAGATCCAGATACAAAAGGAATAGTAATGGTTGGAGAAATAGGTGGGAATGAAGAAGAAAAAGCAGCTGATTTTATAAAAAATAATGTTTCTAAGCCAGTTATTGGATTTATTGCTGGTCTAACAGCTCCGCCTGGAAGAAGAATGGGGCATGCTGGGGCTATCATTAGTGGAAGTAGCGGGACAGCTTCATCAAAGATTGAAAAAATGAGGGAATGCGGTATTCATGTATGCGAAAACCTCGGCGAAATAGGCAAAATATGCTCAAATATATTTTTATCTAAAGGATAA
- the hypA gene encoding hydrogenase maturation nickel metallochaperone HypA, with product MHEMGIALEILDIIKDSIPKGVENNSVKKINLKIGKLSAIVPKSLTFCFDIAKGDTLLKKAEITIEEVPVKASCNICKKEWTIETANFNCPHCKSGSVEIISGRELEIVSIELDD from the coding sequence ATGCATGAAATGGGTATAGCTCTTGAAATTTTGGATATAATAAAAGATTCAATCCCAAAAGGCGTTGAAAACAACAGTGTAAAAAAAATTAATCTTAAAATAGGTAAGCTATCCGCGATTGTTCCGAAAAGTTTAACTTTTTGTTTTGATATAGCTAAAGGAGATACTTTACTAAAAAAAGCTGAAATCACCATAGAAGAAGTTCCTGTAAAAGCCTCCTGTAATATCTGTAAAAAAGAGTGGACAATTGAAACTGCAAATTTTAATTGTCCGCACTGCAAATCTGGAAGTGTTGAAATAATATCAGGAAGAGAGCTTGAAATTGTGTCAATAGAGCTCGATGATTAA
- the hypB gene encoding hydrogenase nickel incorporation protein HypB codes for MEIKVVKKVLDANDAAAAKNRKFFKEKGIFVVNIMSSPGSGKTSVLEKAIAKINSQIKCAVIVGDVCTTNDAERLAKAKAPVVQVNTDEFGGDCHLAAHVIEKALDEFDLNNLDLIIVENVGNLVCPAEFDIGENIKGVVLSTTEGEDKPLKYPLMFRICDFALLNKIDLLPYLDFDKNKAIQNIYQVNPNIKLFEVSAKTEEGLDDWIKWLIEKVGETTQR; via the coding sequence ATGGAAATCAAAGTTGTAAAAAAAGTTCTTGACGCAAACGATGCTGCAGCTGCAAAAAATCGAAAATTTTTTAAAGAAAAAGGCATTTTTGTTGTAAATATTATGAGTTCACCGGGCTCTGGAAAAACTTCAGTATTAGAAAAAGCTATCGCTAAAATTAATTCTCAAATAAAATGCGCTGTAATTGTCGGAGATGTATGCACAACAAACGATGCTGAAAGACTTGCAAAAGCAAAAGCGCCAGTAGTTCAGGTAAATACTGATGAATTTGGAGGTGATTGCCATCTTGCCGCCCATGTTATTGAAAAAGCGCTTGATGAGTTTGACCTTAATAATTTAGATTTAATCATAGTTGAAAATGTTGGAAATTTAGTATGTCCTGCTGAATTTGATATAGGAGAGAATATAAAAGGCGTAGTATTAAGCACAACAGAAGGAGAAGATAAACCTTTAAAATATCCTCTTATGTTTAGAATTTGCGATTTTGCCCTTTTAAATAAAATTGATCTTCTTCCTTATCTTGATTTTGATAAAAATAAGGCTATTCAAAATATTTATCAGGTTAATCCTAATATAAAACTTTTTGAAGTTTCGGCTAAAACTGAAGAAGGCTTAGATGATTGGATAAAATGGCTTATAGAAAAGGTTGGTGAGACAACACAACGATGA